A window of Rhododendron vialii isolate Sample 1 chromosome 11a, ASM3025357v1 contains these coding sequences:
- the LOC131307345 gene encoding oleosin G — protein MSDQSKPTTQKLHESAPASRQALRFLAAAAIGAGLLFLSGLTLTGTVMSLVIATPVLVLFSPVLIPAAILTLLTAAGFLFSGGCCVAALMALSWMYNYLAGKHPMGADQVDYARMRIGDKARDMRERAREYGQYVQHKAHEATQTHGS, from the coding sequence ATGTCAGACCAATCCAAACCCACGACCCAGAAGCTCCACGAATCCGCCCCGGCATCACGCCAGGCCCTCCGGTTTCTAGCCGCGGCCGCGATAGGAGCCGGGCTCCTTTTCCTTTCCGGGTTAACCTTAACCGGGACGGTGATGTCCCTGGTCATCGCCACCCCGGTTCTGGTCTTGTTTAGCCCGGTGCTGATCCCGGCTGCAATCCTGACGCTGCTGACAGCGGCCGGGTTCTTGTTCTCCGGCGGGTGTTGCGTGGCGGCACTGATGGCGTTGTCGTGGATGTACAACTACTTGGCCGGGAAGCACCCGATGGGGGCGGATCAGGTGGATTACGCGAGGATGAGGATCGGGGACAAGGCGAGGGATATGAGGGAGAGGGCCAGGGAGTATGGGCAGTATGTGCAGCACAAGGCTCACGAGGCTACACAAACTCACGGGTCTTGA